One window from the genome of Maylandia zebra isolate NMK-2024a linkage group LG18, Mzebra_GT3a, whole genome shotgun sequence encodes:
- the ano8a gene encoding anoctamin-8 isoform X2: MQAAGTAAADADATVNSGSSSSAAAISDRDGAGERMERTVPSEQQQDRTNNQQQHQQTSSTPSGVLNKLFGKRLLQARHFIMSRKSWLKMVPTENCDILMTFPDTIDDHTLLWLLNQIRVGIPQVSIQVRQHKHTQANAFFITTTFENLLQGAEQMGMHKNVKPQFGGGMRRFSCEEDNIYENIESELCFFTSQERQSIIKYWLDNLRAKHGEVLHNIHFLEGQPIIPELIARGVIQQMFPLHEQRILNQLMTSWVQAVCERQPLDDICDYFGVKIAMYFSWLGFYTNSMLYPAVIGFLLWMLAEADQTSQDICCVVFALFNVVWATLFLERWKRREAELAYRWGTLDTPTESLEEPRPQFRGVKRCSPITGCEEFYYPPWKRALFRWLVSLPICLLCLCFVFLAMLLCLELQEVVMEIQELPSITRFIPKILLAMTVTVCDEVYKKIAYWLNDMENYRLQSAYENNLIIKMVFFEFINSYLSLFYIGFYLKDMERLKEMLATLLIFRQFLQNIKEVLQPYLYEQNKLGVFTPKVLWELLQAIVLKYGRLALGKAQASMTSYSFLSPRGIPVSHSANGNPEPKRRGDLKAGFRLTEEEWDMTDSAMKQRKVSFTEKVDYQDVTMDTQAADDSSLEDSPTLVEEGMDPSSIFDSCDEDSDCEVLPQDTKDNTTSVCQRRRNVGEGNDDKKSWIDPPEEPKTVTLTQAEIESCMQTYEDTLQDYQEMFIQFGYVVLFSSAFPLAAMCALINNIIEIRSDALKLCTGLQRPFGQRVENIGQWQTAMEAMGLIAIIVNCYLIGQCGQLQRLFPWLSPEMTIISIVLLEHFAILLKYIIHVAIPDIPGWVAEEMAKLEYRRREAFKKHELQAQQHFQQQLRRRREEEELQRHAELQAEARQESDCHKADTQHQHHHDKTQVSKPGDKPKRPSSLLGNNNVMKLKQIIPLQGKFSSGTSRSPAQSPTGGEAKLPGFLKFLKSPEVKKEPAVAVGATQGSTVTSSVPPSGQERSQSPNRTFSPGKLFSFSKSEGTVVCANGTQLTTQAANTQPSRVELNTSSEELPSNESDKAESKQLTDLESSNSKT, translated from the exons ACACAATAGATGACCACACTCTGCTGTGGCTTCTTAATCAGATTCGGGTTGGAATCCCACAAGTCAGCATCCAGGTTCGACAGCATAAACACACCCAGGCAAACGCCTTCTTCATCACAACAACGTTTGAGAA CTTACTGCAAGGAGCGGAGCAGATGGGCATGCACAAGAACGTTAAACCACAGTTTGGTGGTGGCATGCGGCGCTTTTCCTGTGAGGAGGACAACATCTATGAGAACATTGAGAGCGAGCTCTGCTTTTTTACCTCTCAG GAGCGCCAGAGCATCATTAAGTACTGGCTCGATAACCTGCGAGCCAAGCACGGGGAGGTGCTTCACAACATTCACTTCCTGGAGGGACAGCCAATCA TTCCAGAGCTGATAGCTCGGGGGGTGATCCAGCAAATGTTTCCTCTTCATGAGCAGAGGATACTCAACCAGCTGATGACATCTTGGGTCCAGGCTGTATGTGAGAGGCAGCCCCTCG ATGACATCTGTGACTACTTTGGGGTGAAGATTGCCATGTATTTTTCTTGGCTGGGTTTCTACACCAACTCCATGCTTTATCCTGCTGTCATTGGTTTTCTCCTCTGGATGCTAGCAGAGGCTGACCAG ACCAGTCAGGATATCTGCTGTGTGGTTTTTGCCCTCTTCAACGTTGTGTGGGCGACTTTGTTTCTGGAGCGCTGGAAGAGGCGAGAGGCAGAGCTGGCTTACAGGTGGGGCACTCTGGATACCCCCACAGAGTCCTTAGAGGAGCCCAGACCTCAGTTCAGG GGAGTGAAGCGTTGCAGTCCTATAACTGGCTGTGAGGAGTTCTACTACCCACCCTGGAAGAGAGCTCTGTTCAGATGGCTGGTCAGCCTGCCCATCTGcctcctctgtctctgcttCGTCTTCCTTGCTATGCTCCTCTGCCTAGAACTGCAG GAAGTGGTGATGGAGATTCAGGAGCTGCCTAGTATTACAAGATTCATTCCGAAGATACTTCTGGCCATGACAGTAACTGTATGTGATGAAGTGTATAAGAAGATCGCCTACTGGCTCAATGACATGG AAAACTACAGACTCCAGAGTGCCTATGAGAATAATCTCATCATCAAGATGGTTTTT TTTGAATTCATCAATTCTTACCTTAGCCTTTTCTACATTGGATTCTACCTCAAGGACATGGAGAGACTAAAGGAG ATGCTAGCTACTCTACTGATTTTCCGCCAGTTCTTACAGAACATCAAAGAGGTCCTTCAGCCTTACCTGTATGAGCAAAACAAGCTCGGTGTGTTCACTCCAAAGGTGCTGTGGGAGCTTCTCCAAGCCATCGTGCTCAAATATGGCCGCCTGGCTCTGGGAAAGGCTCAAGCTTCAATGACATCCTATTCCTTTCTGAGTCCCAGAGGAATtcctgtgagtcacagtgcaaACGGTAACCCAGAGCCAAAGAGAAGAGGAGATCTGAAAGCAGGATTCAGGCTGACAGAGGAAGAGTGGGACATGACAGACAGTGCCATGAAGCAACGTAAAGTCAGCTTCACCGAGAAGGTCGACTACCAGGATGTCACAATGGACACGCAGGCAGCGGATGACAGCTCCCTAGAGGACAGTCCCACGCTGGTGGAGGAGGGCATGGATCCTTCCAGTATTTTTGATAGCTGCGATGAGGACAGTGATTGTGAAGTGCTGCCTCAA GACACCAAAGACAATACCACCTCTGTCTGTCAGAGAAGAAGGAATGTGGGGGAGGGCAATGATGACAAGAAATCATGGATCGATCCACCAGAAGAGCCAAAAACTGTCACTCTGACCCAGGCCGAGATTGAGAGTTGTATGCAGACATACGAG GACACACTTCAGGACTACCAGGAGATGTTCATTCAGTTTGGCTATGTGGTGCTTTTCTCTTCTGCGTTTCCGCTGGCGGCCATGTGCGCCCTTATCAACAACATCATCGAAATACGCAGCGATGCCCTGAAGCTCTGTACCGGCCTGCAGAGACCGTTTGGGCAGAGGGTGGAGAACATAGGACAATGgcag ACTGCGATGGAGGCCATGGGCTTGATAGCCATTATAGTTAACTGCTACCTTATTGGTCAGTGCGGGCAGCTTCAACGTCTGTTCCCCTGGCTTAGTCCTGAAATGACCATCATCTCCATCGTCCTATTGGAG CACTTTGCAATCCTCCTAAAGTACATCATCCATGTTGCCATCCCTGATATCCCTGGCTGGGTAGCAGAAGAGATGGCCAAGCTAGAGTACCGACGAAGGGAAGCTTTCAAG AAGCATGAGCTGCAGGCCCAACAACActtccagcagcagctcaggCGCCGGCGTGAAGAAGAAGAGCTTCAGCGTCATGCTGAGCTGCAGGCCGAAGCCCGTCAGGAGAGTGACTGCCATAAGGCAGACACCCAGCACCAGCATCACCATGACAAAACACAAGTAAGCAAGCCAGGGGACAAGCCCAAGAGACCAAGCTCTCTGCTGGGAAACAACAATGTGATGAAGCTTAAGCAGATCATTCCTCTTCAGGGGAAGTTCTCCTCCGGCACGTCACGCTCACCGGCTCAGTCCCCAACGGGAGGCGAAGCAAAGCTCCCGGGATTTCTGAAGTTCTTGAAGTCACCTGAGGTGAAAAAAGAGCCAGCAGTGGCAGTTGGAGCCACGCAGGGGTCAACAGTGACCTCTTCAGTTCCCCCTAGTGGCCAGGAGAGGTCACAATCCCCCAACCGGACATTCAGTCCTGGGAAACTGTTCAGCTTCAGCAAGTCAGAGGGTACTGTGGTGTGCGCAAATGGGACACAGCTGACCACCCAGGCTGCTAACACTCAACCCAGTAGGGTTGAGTTAAACACATCCTCAGAGGAATTACCCTCGAATGAGTCAGATAAAGCTGAATCGAAACAACTGACTGATTTAGAAAGCTCCAACTCAAAGACTTAA
- the ano8a gene encoding anoctamin-8 isoform X3, which produces MQAAGTAAADADATVNSGSSSSAAAISDRDGAGERMERTVPSEQQQDRTNNQQQHQQTSSTPSGVLNKLFGKRLLQARHFIMSRKSWLKMVPTENCDILMTFPDTIDDHTLLWLLNQIRVGIPQVSIQVRQHKHTQANAFFITTTFENLLQGAEQMGMHKNVKPQFGGGMRRFSCEEDNIYENIESELCFFTSQERQSIIKYWLDNLRAKHGEVLHNIHFLEGQPIIPELIARGVIQQMFPLHEQRILNQLMTSWVQAVCERQPLDDICDYFGVKIAMYFSWLGFYTNSMLYPAVIGFLLWMLAEADQRWKRREAELAYRWGTLDTPTESLEEPRPQFRGVKRCSPITGCEEFYYPPWKRALFRWLVSLPICLLCLCFVFLAMLLCLELQEVVMEIQELPSITRFIPKILLAMTVTVCDEVYKKIAYWLNDMENYRLQSAYENNLIIKMVFFEFINSYLSLFYIGFYLKDMERLKEMLATLLIFRQFLQNIKEVLQPYLYEQNKLGVFTPKVLWELLQAIVLKYGRLALGKAQASMTSYSFLSPRGIPVSHSANGNPEPKRRGDLKAGFRLTEEEWDMTDSAMKQRKVSFTEKVDYQDVTMDTQAADDSSLEDSPTLVEEGMDPSSIFDSCDEDSDCEVLPQQDTKDNTTSVCQRRRNVGEGNDDKKSWIDPPEEPKTVTLTQAEIESCMQTYEDTLQDYQEMFIQFGYVVLFSSAFPLAAMCALINNIIEIRSDALKLCTGLQRPFGQRVENIGQWQTAMEAMGLIAIIVNCYLIGQCGQLQRLFPWLSPEMTIISIVLLEHFAILLKYIIHVAIPDIPGWVAEEMAKLEYRRREAFKKHELQAQQHFQQQLRRRREEEELQRHAELQAEARQESDCHKADTQHQHHHDKTQVSKPGDKPKRPSSLLGNNNVMKLKQIIPLQGKFSSGTSRSPAQSPTGGEAKLPGFLKFLKSPEVKKEPAVAVGATQGSTVTSSVPPSGQERSQSPNRTFSPGKLFSFSKSEGTVVCANGTQLTTQAANTQPSRVELNTSSEELPSNESDKAESKQLTDLESSNSKT; this is translated from the exons ACACAATAGATGACCACACTCTGCTGTGGCTTCTTAATCAGATTCGGGTTGGAATCCCACAAGTCAGCATCCAGGTTCGACAGCATAAACACACCCAGGCAAACGCCTTCTTCATCACAACAACGTTTGAGAA CTTACTGCAAGGAGCGGAGCAGATGGGCATGCACAAGAACGTTAAACCACAGTTTGGTGGTGGCATGCGGCGCTTTTCCTGTGAGGAGGACAACATCTATGAGAACATTGAGAGCGAGCTCTGCTTTTTTACCTCTCAG GAGCGCCAGAGCATCATTAAGTACTGGCTCGATAACCTGCGAGCCAAGCACGGGGAGGTGCTTCACAACATTCACTTCCTGGAGGGACAGCCAATCA TTCCAGAGCTGATAGCTCGGGGGGTGATCCAGCAAATGTTTCCTCTTCATGAGCAGAGGATACTCAACCAGCTGATGACATCTTGGGTCCAGGCTGTATGTGAGAGGCAGCCCCTCG ATGACATCTGTGACTACTTTGGGGTGAAGATTGCCATGTATTTTTCTTGGCTGGGTTTCTACACCAACTCCATGCTTTATCCTGCTGTCATTGGTTTTCTCCTCTGGATGCTAGCAGAGGCTGACCAG CGCTGGAAGAGGCGAGAGGCAGAGCTGGCTTACAGGTGGGGCACTCTGGATACCCCCACAGAGTCCTTAGAGGAGCCCAGACCTCAGTTCAGG GGAGTGAAGCGTTGCAGTCCTATAACTGGCTGTGAGGAGTTCTACTACCCACCCTGGAAGAGAGCTCTGTTCAGATGGCTGGTCAGCCTGCCCATCTGcctcctctgtctctgcttCGTCTTCCTTGCTATGCTCCTCTGCCTAGAACTGCAG GAAGTGGTGATGGAGATTCAGGAGCTGCCTAGTATTACAAGATTCATTCCGAAGATACTTCTGGCCATGACAGTAACTGTATGTGATGAAGTGTATAAGAAGATCGCCTACTGGCTCAATGACATGG AAAACTACAGACTCCAGAGTGCCTATGAGAATAATCTCATCATCAAGATGGTTTTT TTTGAATTCATCAATTCTTACCTTAGCCTTTTCTACATTGGATTCTACCTCAAGGACATGGAGAGACTAAAGGAG ATGCTAGCTACTCTACTGATTTTCCGCCAGTTCTTACAGAACATCAAAGAGGTCCTTCAGCCTTACCTGTATGAGCAAAACAAGCTCGGTGTGTTCACTCCAAAGGTGCTGTGGGAGCTTCTCCAAGCCATCGTGCTCAAATATGGCCGCCTGGCTCTGGGAAAGGCTCAAGCTTCAATGACATCCTATTCCTTTCTGAGTCCCAGAGGAATtcctgtgagtcacagtgcaaACGGTAACCCAGAGCCAAAGAGAAGAGGAGATCTGAAAGCAGGATTCAGGCTGACAGAGGAAGAGTGGGACATGACAGACAGTGCCATGAAGCAACGTAAAGTCAGCTTCACCGAGAAGGTCGACTACCAGGATGTCACAATGGACACGCAGGCAGCGGATGACAGCTCCCTAGAGGACAGTCCCACGCTGGTGGAGGAGGGCATGGATCCTTCCAGTATTTTTGATAGCTGCGATGAGGACAGTGATTGTGAAGTGCTGCCTCAA CAGGACACCAAAGACAATACCACCTCTGTCTGTCAGAGAAGAAGGAATGTGGGGGAGGGCAATGATGACAAGAAATCATGGATCGATCCACCAGAAGAGCCAAAAACTGTCACTCTGACCCAGGCCGAGATTGAGAGTTGTATGCAGACATACGAG GACACACTTCAGGACTACCAGGAGATGTTCATTCAGTTTGGCTATGTGGTGCTTTTCTCTTCTGCGTTTCCGCTGGCGGCCATGTGCGCCCTTATCAACAACATCATCGAAATACGCAGCGATGCCCTGAAGCTCTGTACCGGCCTGCAGAGACCGTTTGGGCAGAGGGTGGAGAACATAGGACAATGgcag ACTGCGATGGAGGCCATGGGCTTGATAGCCATTATAGTTAACTGCTACCTTATTGGTCAGTGCGGGCAGCTTCAACGTCTGTTCCCCTGGCTTAGTCCTGAAATGACCATCATCTCCATCGTCCTATTGGAG CACTTTGCAATCCTCCTAAAGTACATCATCCATGTTGCCATCCCTGATATCCCTGGCTGGGTAGCAGAAGAGATGGCCAAGCTAGAGTACCGACGAAGGGAAGCTTTCAAG AAGCATGAGCTGCAGGCCCAACAACActtccagcagcagctcaggCGCCGGCGTGAAGAAGAAGAGCTTCAGCGTCATGCTGAGCTGCAGGCCGAAGCCCGTCAGGAGAGTGACTGCCATAAGGCAGACACCCAGCACCAGCATCACCATGACAAAACACAAGTAAGCAAGCCAGGGGACAAGCCCAAGAGACCAAGCTCTCTGCTGGGAAACAACAATGTGATGAAGCTTAAGCAGATCATTCCTCTTCAGGGGAAGTTCTCCTCCGGCACGTCACGCTCACCGGCTCAGTCCCCAACGGGAGGCGAAGCAAAGCTCCCGGGATTTCTGAAGTTCTTGAAGTCACCTGAGGTGAAAAAAGAGCCAGCAGTGGCAGTTGGAGCCACGCAGGGGTCAACAGTGACCTCTTCAGTTCCCCCTAGTGGCCAGGAGAGGTCACAATCCCCCAACCGGACATTCAGTCCTGGGAAACTGTTCAGCTTCAGCAAGTCAGAGGGTACTGTGGTGTGCGCAAATGGGACACAGCTGACCACCCAGGCTGCTAACACTCAACCCAGTAGGGTTGAGTTAAACACATCCTCAGAGGAATTACCCTCGAATGAGTCAGATAAAGCTGAATCGAAACAACTGACTGATTTAGAAAGCTCCAACTCAAAGACTTAA
- the ano8a gene encoding anoctamin-8 isoform X1: MQAAGTAAADADATVNSGSSSSAAAISDRDGAGERMERTVPSEQQQDRTNNQQQHQQTSSTPSGVLNKLFGKRLLQARHFIMSRKSWLKMVPTENCDILMTFPDTIDDHTLLWLLNQIRVGIPQVSIQVRQHKHTQANAFFITTTFENLLQGAEQMGMHKNVKPQFGGGMRRFSCEEDNIYENIESELCFFTSQERQSIIKYWLDNLRAKHGEVLHNIHFLEGQPIIPELIARGVIQQMFPLHEQRILNQLMTSWVQAVCERQPLDDICDYFGVKIAMYFSWLGFYTNSMLYPAVIGFLLWMLAEADQTSQDICCVVFALFNVVWATLFLERWKRREAELAYRWGTLDTPTESLEEPRPQFRGVKRCSPITGCEEFYYPPWKRALFRWLVSLPICLLCLCFVFLAMLLCLELQEVVMEIQELPSITRFIPKILLAMTVTVCDEVYKKIAYWLNDMENYRLQSAYENNLIIKMVFFEFINSYLSLFYIGFYLKDMERLKEMLATLLIFRQFLQNIKEVLQPYLYEQNKLGVFTPKVLWELLQAIVLKYGRLALGKAQASMTSYSFLSPRGIPVSHSANGNPEPKRRGDLKAGFRLTEEEWDMTDSAMKQRKVSFTEKVDYQDVTMDTQAADDSSLEDSPTLVEEGMDPSSIFDSCDEDSDCEVLPQQDTKDNTTSVCQRRRNVGEGNDDKKSWIDPPEEPKTVTLTQAEIESCMQTYEDTLQDYQEMFIQFGYVVLFSSAFPLAAMCALINNIIEIRSDALKLCTGLQRPFGQRVENIGQWQTAMEAMGLIAIIVNCYLIGQCGQLQRLFPWLSPEMTIISIVLLEHFAILLKYIIHVAIPDIPGWVAEEMAKLEYRRREAFKKHELQAQQHFQQQLRRRREEEELQRHAELQAEARQESDCHKADTQHQHHHDKTQVSKPGDKPKRPSSLLGNNNVMKLKQIIPLQGKFSSGTSRSPAQSPTGGEAKLPGFLKFLKSPEVKKEPAVAVGATQGSTVTSSVPPSGQERSQSPNRTFSPGKLFSFSKSEGTVVCANGTQLTTQAANTQPSRVELNTSSEELPSNESDKAESKQLTDLESSNSKT, encoded by the exons ACACAATAGATGACCACACTCTGCTGTGGCTTCTTAATCAGATTCGGGTTGGAATCCCACAAGTCAGCATCCAGGTTCGACAGCATAAACACACCCAGGCAAACGCCTTCTTCATCACAACAACGTTTGAGAA CTTACTGCAAGGAGCGGAGCAGATGGGCATGCACAAGAACGTTAAACCACAGTTTGGTGGTGGCATGCGGCGCTTTTCCTGTGAGGAGGACAACATCTATGAGAACATTGAGAGCGAGCTCTGCTTTTTTACCTCTCAG GAGCGCCAGAGCATCATTAAGTACTGGCTCGATAACCTGCGAGCCAAGCACGGGGAGGTGCTTCACAACATTCACTTCCTGGAGGGACAGCCAATCA TTCCAGAGCTGATAGCTCGGGGGGTGATCCAGCAAATGTTTCCTCTTCATGAGCAGAGGATACTCAACCAGCTGATGACATCTTGGGTCCAGGCTGTATGTGAGAGGCAGCCCCTCG ATGACATCTGTGACTACTTTGGGGTGAAGATTGCCATGTATTTTTCTTGGCTGGGTTTCTACACCAACTCCATGCTTTATCCTGCTGTCATTGGTTTTCTCCTCTGGATGCTAGCAGAGGCTGACCAG ACCAGTCAGGATATCTGCTGTGTGGTTTTTGCCCTCTTCAACGTTGTGTGGGCGACTTTGTTTCTGGAGCGCTGGAAGAGGCGAGAGGCAGAGCTGGCTTACAGGTGGGGCACTCTGGATACCCCCACAGAGTCCTTAGAGGAGCCCAGACCTCAGTTCAGG GGAGTGAAGCGTTGCAGTCCTATAACTGGCTGTGAGGAGTTCTACTACCCACCCTGGAAGAGAGCTCTGTTCAGATGGCTGGTCAGCCTGCCCATCTGcctcctctgtctctgcttCGTCTTCCTTGCTATGCTCCTCTGCCTAGAACTGCAG GAAGTGGTGATGGAGATTCAGGAGCTGCCTAGTATTACAAGATTCATTCCGAAGATACTTCTGGCCATGACAGTAACTGTATGTGATGAAGTGTATAAGAAGATCGCCTACTGGCTCAATGACATGG AAAACTACAGACTCCAGAGTGCCTATGAGAATAATCTCATCATCAAGATGGTTTTT TTTGAATTCATCAATTCTTACCTTAGCCTTTTCTACATTGGATTCTACCTCAAGGACATGGAGAGACTAAAGGAG ATGCTAGCTACTCTACTGATTTTCCGCCAGTTCTTACAGAACATCAAAGAGGTCCTTCAGCCTTACCTGTATGAGCAAAACAAGCTCGGTGTGTTCACTCCAAAGGTGCTGTGGGAGCTTCTCCAAGCCATCGTGCTCAAATATGGCCGCCTGGCTCTGGGAAAGGCTCAAGCTTCAATGACATCCTATTCCTTTCTGAGTCCCAGAGGAATtcctgtgagtcacagtgcaaACGGTAACCCAGAGCCAAAGAGAAGAGGAGATCTGAAAGCAGGATTCAGGCTGACAGAGGAAGAGTGGGACATGACAGACAGTGCCATGAAGCAACGTAAAGTCAGCTTCACCGAGAAGGTCGACTACCAGGATGTCACAATGGACACGCAGGCAGCGGATGACAGCTCCCTAGAGGACAGTCCCACGCTGGTGGAGGAGGGCATGGATCCTTCCAGTATTTTTGATAGCTGCGATGAGGACAGTGATTGTGAAGTGCTGCCTCAA CAGGACACCAAAGACAATACCACCTCTGTCTGTCAGAGAAGAAGGAATGTGGGGGAGGGCAATGATGACAAGAAATCATGGATCGATCCACCAGAAGAGCCAAAAACTGTCACTCTGACCCAGGCCGAGATTGAGAGTTGTATGCAGACATACGAG GACACACTTCAGGACTACCAGGAGATGTTCATTCAGTTTGGCTATGTGGTGCTTTTCTCTTCTGCGTTTCCGCTGGCGGCCATGTGCGCCCTTATCAACAACATCATCGAAATACGCAGCGATGCCCTGAAGCTCTGTACCGGCCTGCAGAGACCGTTTGGGCAGAGGGTGGAGAACATAGGACAATGgcag ACTGCGATGGAGGCCATGGGCTTGATAGCCATTATAGTTAACTGCTACCTTATTGGTCAGTGCGGGCAGCTTCAACGTCTGTTCCCCTGGCTTAGTCCTGAAATGACCATCATCTCCATCGTCCTATTGGAG CACTTTGCAATCCTCCTAAAGTACATCATCCATGTTGCCATCCCTGATATCCCTGGCTGGGTAGCAGAAGAGATGGCCAAGCTAGAGTACCGACGAAGGGAAGCTTTCAAG AAGCATGAGCTGCAGGCCCAACAACActtccagcagcagctcaggCGCCGGCGTGAAGAAGAAGAGCTTCAGCGTCATGCTGAGCTGCAGGCCGAAGCCCGTCAGGAGAGTGACTGCCATAAGGCAGACACCCAGCACCAGCATCACCATGACAAAACACAAGTAAGCAAGCCAGGGGACAAGCCCAAGAGACCAAGCTCTCTGCTGGGAAACAACAATGTGATGAAGCTTAAGCAGATCATTCCTCTTCAGGGGAAGTTCTCCTCCGGCACGTCACGCTCACCGGCTCAGTCCCCAACGGGAGGCGAAGCAAAGCTCCCGGGATTTCTGAAGTTCTTGAAGTCACCTGAGGTGAAAAAAGAGCCAGCAGTGGCAGTTGGAGCCACGCAGGGGTCAACAGTGACCTCTTCAGTTCCCCCTAGTGGCCAGGAGAGGTCACAATCCCCCAACCGGACATTCAGTCCTGGGAAACTGTTCAGCTTCAGCAAGTCAGAGGGTACTGTGGTGTGCGCAAATGGGACACAGCTGACCACCCAGGCTGCTAACACTCAACCCAGTAGGGTTGAGTTAAACACATCCTCAGAGGAATTACCCTCGAATGAGTCAGATAAAGCTGAATCGAAACAACTGACTGATTTAGAAAGCTCCAACTCAAAGACTTAA